A DNA window from Nitrospira sp. contains the following coding sequences:
- a CDS encoding thioredoxin 1 (Evidence 2a : Function from experimental evidences in other organisms; PubMedId 10489448, 1094461, 10947986, 1561103, 2181145, 2193685, 3891733, 4616096, 4883076, 6098320, 6099324, 7812718, 8098620, 8253691; Product type c : carrier; MaGe:77308089) codes for MAGDTLKVEDSTWDAEVMKSSDLVMVDFWAVWCGPCQMVAPIVDELSKEYAGKLKVLKLNTDENPEVAGRYQVMSIPTILFFKNGQVVEKLVGARPKRQFKETIDSLLAQHAGTA; via the coding sequence GTGGCTGGTGATACATTAAAAGTTGAAGATTCCACCTGGGACGCAGAGGTCATGAAGTCGAGTGATCTCGTCATGGTCGACTTTTGGGCGGTCTGGTGCGGGCCTTGCCAGATGGTGGCGCCGATTGTCGATGAGCTTTCGAAGGAATATGCCGGGAAACTGAAAGTGCTGAAGCTGAATACCGATGAAAACCCAGAAGTTGCGGGGCGGTATCAAGTGATGAGTATCCCGACCATTCTGTTTTTCAAGAACGGTCAGGTTGTCGAAAAGTTGGTGGGGGCGCGGCCGAAACGTCAGTTCAAAGAAACGATCGATTCCTTGCTGGCTCAGCACGCGGGGACCGCGTAG
- a CDS encoding DNA repair protein RecN (MaGe:77308090) encodes MLTELRIVNFAILEELSLRFEPGFTVLTGETGAGKSLLIDAIALLVGGRASADQIRFGTEEASLEAAFRLPDHHPLQARLRDQGILGTADSELIVRRVIARSGRNRVYLNGVMSSLHVLEELGGTLVDLHGQHDQQSLLAAAAQRSVVDAFGNLQERCAAYRQGYEDWKAACEERDRLIRESQNRVQREELLRFQCAELDEAALREGEDEELHNERRRLSSSQQIGALAAEALERMNAEGQGILAQLALTERAVGQLVQIDSTVAELTRLTVEAKVVLKEMAGQLRDYAERVEADPARLGVIEDRLAVIQKLKKKFGGSLAGVLDAHRKIKDELEQLQDSDGQLAKLQQRVHEQAAGLALLARQLFLKRGEEAKRMVKVVRQELEALKMGQTVFEIHVTADGAESEFGPDGIDQVEFRLSTNAGEPAKPLSKVASGGELSRVMLALKTVLAERDRVPVLIFDEIDTGVGGAVAAAIGKRLRGLGRYHQVFCITHLPQVAAQGQHHLCVEKSQEGHRTVTAVRPLIGQGRENEIARMLGGLTVTKKVRETAAELIADAGE; translated from the coding sequence ATGCTCACCGAGCTGCGCATCGTCAATTTCGCCATTCTGGAAGAGCTCAGTCTGCGGTTTGAGCCTGGCTTTACCGTTCTCACCGGAGAAACAGGCGCCGGAAAATCCCTTCTCATTGATGCCATTGCCCTGCTGGTCGGCGGACGAGCGTCCGCCGACCAGATTCGTTTTGGGACGGAGGAAGCCTCGCTTGAGGCGGCATTTCGCCTGCCCGATCACCATCCGCTCCAAGCCCGTCTTCGCGATCAAGGAATCCTGGGCACCGCAGATTCAGAATTGATTGTGCGGCGGGTGATTGCCCGATCCGGGCGCAATCGAGTCTACTTAAACGGAGTCATGAGCTCGCTGCATGTCTTGGAAGAGCTCGGCGGCACGCTCGTCGACCTGCACGGGCAGCACGATCAGCAATCGCTGTTGGCCGCGGCGGCACAGCGTAGTGTCGTGGATGCGTTTGGCAATCTTCAGGAGCGCTGTGCCGCTTATCGGCAAGGATATGAGGATTGGAAGGCGGCTTGCGAGGAGCGCGATCGATTGATTCGTGAATCCCAGAACCGGGTGCAGCGGGAAGAGTTACTGCGGTTCCAATGCGCTGAATTGGATGAAGCGGCGTTGCGCGAGGGAGAGGATGAAGAGCTGCACAATGAGCGGCGCCGGCTCAGTTCCTCGCAACAGATTGGCGCATTGGCTGCTGAGGCGCTGGAACGGATGAATGCGGAAGGGCAGGGTATCTTGGCGCAACTGGCACTGACCGAGCGTGCCGTGGGGCAACTGGTTCAGATTGATTCCACGGTCGCGGAGTTGACTCGATTGACGGTTGAAGCGAAAGTGGTGTTGAAGGAGATGGCCGGGCAGCTGCGCGACTATGCTGAGCGAGTCGAAGCCGATCCTGCAAGGCTGGGTGTGATTGAGGATCGTCTGGCGGTCATCCAGAAACTGAAAAAGAAGTTTGGCGGATCGCTGGCGGGAGTGCTGGATGCTCATCGAAAGATCAAGGATGAGTTAGAGCAGTTGCAAGACTCCGATGGACAGCTGGCTAAGTTGCAGCAACGTGTGCATGAGCAAGCGGCCGGCTTGGCGTTGCTGGCGAGGCAATTGTTTCTGAAGCGCGGTGAGGAAGCCAAGCGCATGGTTAAAGTGGTGCGCCAGGAGCTTGAGGCGCTGAAAATGGGGCAGACGGTCTTTGAGATTCATGTGACCGCCGATGGCGCCGAGTCGGAGTTCGGTCCTGACGGGATTGATCAGGTGGAGTTTCGCCTTTCGACGAATGCAGGGGAGCCTGCGAAGCCTCTCTCAAAAGTTGCCTCAGGCGGGGAGTTGTCCAGAGTGATGCTCGCATTAAAAACAGTACTGGCAGAGCGGGATCGAGTTCCCGTGCTGATTTTCGACGAGATCGATACGGGCGTAGGCGGGGCGGTGGCTGCCGCGATTGGCAAGCGCCTTCGCGGATTAGGCCGCTATCATCAGGTGTTCTGTATTACCCACTTGCCTCAAGTCGCCGCGCAGGGGCAGCATCACCTCTGTGTCGAGAAGTCGCAGGAGGGGCATCGAACGGTGACAGCCGTGCGCCCACTGATTGGGCAAGGACGAGAGAACGAAATTGCTAGAATGTTAGGCGGACTGACCGTGACGAAGAAAGTTCGAGAAACGGCTGCGGAACTTATTGCCGATGCGGGGGAATGA
- a CDS encoding Response regulator (MaGe:77308091) yields MNTIISQPGSQTKPTVLIVDDEAGPRDALKVILRPFFNIHSADNAQAALDVLRHESVDLITLDQKLPDRQGIDLLQDIKQDHADIEVIIITGYGSLKSAMEGIRHGAAGYLLKPFNITELISLISQTLEKKQRLDLLRKVLNNSTALWAGDAEGQRAWDALRISYFSIGKREEQDGSPGSDSLLPLLLDLMEAKDRQLLNHCSRVSFYATLLANRLSLTLEEQKSLAIGAFLHDIGKVSLPSYHFLEELLLPPGESALSKEHCETGARMILPLGYPAEVGQVISYHHERWDGSGYPHGLQGEGIPLLARIVSIAQTFDHLTAEAPGRSPLSVDHAIQQIALQANTYFDPMLVDQFAQVASECKASLAAMAIATTSTGVSSL; encoded by the coding sequence ATGAATACAATAATTTCTCAACCCGGATCCCAAACAAAGCCAACGGTTCTGATCGTGGATGACGAAGCCGGACCGCGCGATGCGCTCAAAGTCATCTTGCGGCCATTTTTTAACATCCATTCGGCCGATAACGCACAGGCCGCCCTCGACGTCTTGAGGCATGAATCCGTCGATCTCATTACACTGGATCAGAAACTCCCTGATCGCCAGGGCATCGACCTTCTGCAAGATATTAAACAGGATCATGCCGATATCGAAGTGATCATCATTACCGGCTATGGAAGCCTCAAATCCGCGATGGAAGGCATTCGGCATGGAGCGGCGGGCTATCTACTCAAGCCATTTAATATCACAGAACTAATTTCCCTCATCAGCCAAACCCTTGAGAAAAAACAACGCTTGGATCTTCTCCGGAAAGTCCTGAACAATTCGACTGCTTTATGGGCCGGCGATGCAGAGGGACAACGTGCCTGGGACGCGCTCAGAATCAGCTATTTTTCAATTGGAAAACGAGAGGAGCAAGATGGCTCGCCAGGATCAGACAGTCTTCTCCCACTGCTCTTAGATCTCATGGAAGCCAAAGACCGGCAATTGCTGAATCATTGCAGCCGCGTCAGCTTCTACGCCACGTTGCTCGCCAATCGCCTCAGCCTAACCCTGGAAGAACAAAAGTCTTTGGCTATTGGAGCCTTTCTGCACGACATCGGCAAAGTCAGCCTTCCCAGCTATCACTTTTTAGAGGAGCTGCTCCTCCCGCCTGGAGAAAGCGCCCTTTCAAAAGAGCATTGCGAGACAGGTGCGCGGATGATTCTCCCCCTGGGATATCCAGCCGAGGTTGGCCAGGTCATTTCCTATCATCACGAGCGGTGGGACGGATCGGGGTATCCGCATGGGCTTCAAGGAGAAGGAATTCCTCTGCTGGCTAGAATTGTCAGTATTGCCCAGACGTTCGATCATCTGACGGCGGAAGCCCCAGGGCGGTCGCCGCTCTCGGTTGATCACGCCATTCAGCAAATCGCGCTTCAGGCCAACACGTACTTCGATCCTATGTTGGTGGATCAATTTGCCCAGGTCGCATCCGAATGTAAGGCGTCGCTTGCAGCAATGGCCATTGCGACTACATCGACCGGCGTCTCCAGCTTGTAG
- a CDS encoding Regulatory protein AtoC (MaGe:77308092) → MESPAMKKRVLLIDDEARVRTSLKMVLEPSYEIFQAADAQEGLDTFRKEGPDLVLLDVILPGTDGLAVLETLRAESRITPVIMLTGTKSVKTAVDAMKLGAADYLSKPFDVEELRIVVDRALSSQALEREVKQLRAQVVQRYAFHNLIGKSQGMQEIYAKIEQVADSRTTVLITGESGTGKELVAKALHYNSGRRDRPFIALNCAALPETLIESELFGHEKGSFTDATARRVGQFELANTGTLFLDEIGDLSAMTQAKLLRVLQEREFTRIGGVQSIKVDVRIVAATNRNLEEMVRKGQFREDLYYRINVISLFLPPLRERGEDIPLLAKHFLAKRVEEEKRPHIEFGKEALEMLTRYPWPGNVREMENIIEQAFIWSQNCPQITQEHLPTILKSDSRSSSLRDDTLAGRMSLEKAVMEFEREIILDALKRTNYVQTHAANLLGISRRMLKYRMDTLGIGRPDNGSSQESEPPVQE, encoded by the coding sequence GTGGAAAGTCCAGCCATGAAAAAACGCGTTCTCTTGATCGACGACGAAGCCCGCGTCCGAACTTCGCTGAAGATGGTGCTTGAGCCCAGCTACGAAATCTTCCAGGCCGCGGATGCGCAGGAAGGCCTTGATACCTTCAGAAAAGAAGGGCCCGATCTGGTTCTGCTCGATGTCATTCTCCCGGGCACCGACGGATTGGCCGTGCTGGAAACGCTTCGGGCAGAAAGCCGGATAACTCCAGTGATTATGCTCACAGGCACGAAATCCGTCAAAACCGCCGTCGATGCGATGAAGCTGGGCGCCGCCGACTATTTATCCAAACCCTTCGACGTCGAAGAATTACGCATTGTCGTCGACCGGGCGCTCAGTTCGCAGGCGCTCGAACGCGAAGTGAAACAGCTCAGGGCGCAAGTCGTCCAGCGCTATGCCTTCCACAACCTCATCGGCAAGAGCCAGGGGATGCAGGAAATCTACGCGAAGATCGAGCAAGTCGCGGACAGCCGGACCACGGTGCTGATTACCGGCGAAAGCGGAACCGGAAAAGAGCTCGTCGCAAAAGCCCTTCACTACAACAGCGGCCGACGCGATCGCCCCTTTATTGCGCTGAATTGCGCGGCCCTTCCGGAGACGCTCATTGAGAGCGAACTGTTCGGCCATGAAAAAGGTTCCTTTACGGATGCTACCGCTAGACGTGTCGGCCAGTTTGAACTCGCCAACACTGGCACCTTGTTTCTAGACGAAATCGGCGATCTCAGCGCCATGACCCAGGCCAAGCTTTTGAGAGTTCTCCAAGAACGGGAGTTTACGAGGATCGGCGGCGTCCAATCGATCAAGGTCGATGTCCGGATCGTTGCCGCGACTAACCGAAATCTTGAAGAGATGGTGCGCAAGGGACAATTCCGAGAAGATCTGTACTACCGCATCAATGTCATTTCGCTGTTTCTCCCTCCGCTCCGAGAACGTGGCGAAGATATTCCCCTGCTCGCCAAGCATTTCTTGGCCAAGCGAGTTGAGGAAGAGAAACGTCCGCACATCGAATTCGGAAAAGAAGCGCTGGAAATGCTCACTCGCTACCCTTGGCCAGGCAATGTCCGTGAAATGGAAAATATTATCGAACAAGCCTTTATCTGGTCACAGAATTGCCCCCAGATCACCCAAGAGCATTTGCCGACTATTCTGAAAAGCGACTCGCGATCATCCTCACTCCGCGACGATACGCTCGCCGGCCGTATGTCGCTCGAAAAAGCTGTCATGGAATTCGAGCGCGAAATTATCCTCGATGCACTAAAGCGAACCAACTACGTCCAGACCCATGCCGCCAATCTCTTAGGAATCAGTCGGCGCATGCTGAAATACCGAATGGATACCTTAGGAATCGGTCGACCGGACAATGGGAGCAGTCAAGAATCAGAGCCACCTGTGCAGGAATAA
- a CDS encoding GAF domain-containing protein (MaGe:77308093), translated as MTTPPLRQAAASPIVFTPLQRLTRFAQDMGTLTDRTVIAERILVELCNATSSCQGALYLLDREHDRYDRVMTVGSQNTSAAIASFAPTHTLVQSLTHEQSILSTADIPPIKPELADALQAAHSSLAIALLNKGRLIAFALLGLLSHQPLDHDDGRDLLLALAQSGANALDSILVNDDLHQSQTLMRRTDRLRSLETIAGGFAHEIRNPLTSIKTFIQLAPERKDDTEFIRDFSRIVLDDVHRIERLIQEILDYARYMEPKLTDEDLNEIVTSCLYFIEVKADSKLIKIEKQLASGLPRVMLDRQQIKQVLLNILLNAIDAMGDGGGRLKVRTHRLVKPGATAWTQIEIEDTGAGISKVNLEHIFDPFFTTKHTSGEHTGTGLGLTIVHQIIQEHHGEIQVESTEGVGTMFSVNLPALPID; from the coding sequence ATGACGACCCCGCCTCTTCGCCAGGCCGCCGCGTCACCCATCGTATTCACCCCGCTCCAGCGGCTGACCAGGTTTGCCCAGGATATGGGGACCCTCACCGACCGCACCGTTATTGCCGAACGCATCCTCGTCGAACTCTGCAACGCCACCTCCTCCTGTCAAGGCGCGCTTTACCTGCTGGATCGTGAACATGATCGATATGACCGCGTGATGACCGTCGGCAGCCAGAATACCTCGGCTGCAATCGCCTCTTTTGCCCCGACTCACACGCTTGTGCAATCGCTCACCCACGAACAGTCTATTCTCTCGACCGCGGATATCCCGCCGATCAAGCCGGAATTAGCCGACGCCTTACAGGCCGCTCACTCGTCACTGGCGATTGCGCTGCTTAACAAAGGCCGATTGATCGCCTTTGCCCTGCTCGGCCTTCTCTCGCACCAGCCGCTCGATCATGACGACGGACGGGACCTCCTGCTCGCTCTGGCTCAGAGCGGGGCCAACGCTCTGGATTCCATTCTAGTGAACGACGATCTCCACCAGTCTCAAACGCTGATGCGCCGCACGGACCGGCTGCGCTCATTGGAAACGATCGCCGGCGGATTTGCCCACGAAATCAGGAATCCGCTCACGTCGATCAAAACCTTTATCCAGCTGGCTCCGGAACGAAAGGACGACACAGAATTTATTCGTGACTTCAGCCGCATCGTACTCGACGATGTGCACCGAATCGAGCGGCTGATTCAGGAAATTCTGGACTACGCCCGTTATATGGAGCCGAAGCTGACGGATGAGGATCTCAACGAAATCGTCACTTCCTGTCTCTATTTCATCGAAGTGAAGGCAGACAGCAAACTGATCAAGATTGAAAAACAGTTGGCCTCCGGGCTTCCTCGTGTCATGTTAGATCGTCAACAAATAAAACAGGTGCTCTTGAACATCTTGCTGAACGCGATCGATGCCATGGGAGATGGTGGCGGGCGACTGAAGGTGCGAACTCACCGGCTAGTAAAACCGGGAGCGACCGCGTGGACGCAGATTGAGATTGAAGATACCGGCGCCGGCATTTCCAAGGTCAACCTTGAACATATCTTCGACCCGTTCTTCACAACGAAACACACGAGCGGCGAGCATACGGGAACGGGGTTGGGGTTGACGATCGTGCATCAGATTATTCAAGAGCATCACGGTGAAATTCAGGTCGAGAGCACCGAGGGGGTGGGAACCATGTTTTCCGTGAATCTTCCAGCCCTCCCGATAGACTAG
- a CDS encoding Methyltransferase domain-containing protein (MaGe:77308094) produces MPQNEPITVLVVNEQADDIKLVTLSLRSFFPDCRVESVYSSEEALRWVSHAEWDLILIDEPLGLQTRPSLVATFRERLPTTAIVILTDRSDPTAAVTALQAGANFILFKKSPAFLTELVLYTKGAVEQRHLRAMFVRTRDRHTHLLDTLTDIFYEIDATGRFLFISPGITALLGYQPEELTGVPFSKLIPADQQTCAQYRIDDRRTGPRAARRVLLELLKKPQLTDSDQARVRTEISAKGLYDARQHYTGTLGLIRDMTGHLVQTETIQRLETRLLESDRHRTMAQRLSNLSHELHTPLSEVLTQSQRLMETIRDAQLETRLDALTAHAREASACRDALAQAVVDASLAEDTLRHIMTDALTPIAHLDIAQHHDTTDILDVGNSRTIWVRIIQIVVIQAIRQMAARHAMHRLNIFAQTITATRISIDQAPSFFPEPTLREVEILIQETDSAAAITTDSLPASPDLIQAYKDLNQLQGRMEWLAPARQPLSVRLWLPIPEKPRVPDAPTEALLGQPELPLPATSAIPHETPLPPLSDRLLPDRRLATRAAVHLSARVTVGPSVREGIVHTLSLIGATVSLTGPLPNLSEQSAYLVFKTIVGILELHATVHDRSGTQTEPSTDAGNHSVLAFEFSPSSEIEQKVLGSFIEAAQKRNLEISLEALLSQPDESTRPDQTGSDRLSNDHRESIRVRIALPIRIEQSHEQNPASRQLGLAVNFSRGGACLQAKTLPGHVGETIRLHFPHSHDLTHASPHEPAAPDAVLPAQIVWTALDTTVPSELRPAPTEPGQRFGVRFDELPAFAEREVNRVVAQHIGSSIELDGIASRAVIVSARRECRNARGQVIAITDDHARHQISPNTPIVILSPGFGGTQTDYVALSEFLALNRLRVLRYDYSNHIGQSDGDVLQTTLRGMQADLRTVLEFAHTTWPTASLAILAEDVAARVALKVVTQHPAAHLLLLANPVLDIQTALSTGHHHDLLADYRHGLRRGSGNLWGLNINLDQFLGNTIAGHYDTLATTVADLSALTIPLVILNSPSADSSMRHPFPSPDKSLRALRAMPRTISIPSALSVTGRTFDTRFIASFHTLFTEIARVCAAGDSPPAMHTPTGHDISKQYLLERERIRIRHHVSQSTRDALWIAHLAQLPQLDTLHHHVRLLQDLYQQALPLEPGMRILDIGCGEGAFAHTLVVNRMYHQLHASHAPQRPIQYLGIDRSQETISSAEQAFTALYQELQSMFPTAAVPATAVTAEWDIRLPTTPDSADRIVSHLSLSFAASPLTFLRQAVRTLTQEGHLIVTCLQPHTDLAGLYREQLHRAGQDELSPAAQIFLHYLGRLHEAIRHGLLHSFDREQLSDLLTHAGATPLRIVPVLDGQLLLATASKGKSAG; encoded by the coding sequence ATGCCACAGAATGAGCCGATTACGGTCCTCGTCGTCAATGAACAGGCCGACGACATCAAGCTGGTGACGCTAAGCCTCCGTAGCTTCTTCCCCGATTGCCGAGTCGAATCGGTGTATTCGTCCGAAGAAGCGCTTCGATGGGTGAGTCATGCTGAGTGGGACCTGATTCTGATCGATGAGCCGCTCGGGCTCCAGACCCGTCCGTCGCTGGTTGCCACCTTCAGAGAACGCCTCCCAACCACCGCGATCGTGATTCTGACCGACCGGAGTGATCCGACTGCCGCCGTGACGGCGCTGCAAGCCGGCGCCAACTTTATCCTGTTCAAAAAGTCACCCGCCTTTCTGACCGAATTGGTGCTCTACACCAAGGGTGCTGTCGAACAACGCCATCTCCGCGCCATGTTCGTGCGCACACGCGATCGGCACACGCATCTGCTGGACACACTCACAGATATATTTTATGAAATTGATGCCACCGGGCGGTTTCTCTTCATTAGCCCTGGAATCACCGCACTGCTAGGCTACCAGCCTGAAGAACTGACCGGCGTCCCTTTTTCCAAACTGATTCCCGCCGACCAACAAACGTGCGCACAATATCGCATCGATGACCGTCGCACAGGCCCTCGGGCCGCGCGCCGTGTCTTGCTTGAACTACTCAAGAAACCTCAGCTCACAGACTCCGATCAGGCGCGCGTGCGGACGGAAATCAGTGCCAAGGGACTCTATGACGCGCGCCAACACTATACCGGCACGCTTGGACTTATCCGGGACATGACCGGACATCTCGTACAAACCGAAACCATTCAGCGCCTTGAAACGAGACTGCTCGAATCGGATCGTCATCGCACAATGGCACAGCGCTTGAGCAACTTGTCGCATGAGCTGCACACACCCCTCTCCGAAGTGCTGACCCAGTCCCAGCGACTCATGGAAACCATCCGCGACGCTCAGCTCGAGACTCGTCTTGACGCCCTTACTGCGCATGCGCGGGAAGCCTCGGCATGCAGGGACGCGCTGGCTCAGGCTGTCGTCGATGCCAGTCTTGCCGAAGATACACTACGCCACATCATGACCGACGCCCTGACTCCCATTGCTCATCTCGACATCGCGCAGCACCACGATACAACCGACATTTTGGACGTTGGCAATTCCCGGACTATCTGGGTGCGAATCATTCAGATTGTGGTCATCCAGGCGATTCGTCAGATGGCTGCCCGCCATGCGATGCACCGCCTGAATATTTTCGCGCAAACCATCACGGCCACTAGAATCTCTATCGATCAGGCGCCCAGCTTCTTTCCCGAACCAACGCTTCGAGAGGTCGAGATTTTGATTCAGGAAACTGATTCGGCAGCGGCGATCACAACCGACTCGCTACCGGCCTCTCCGGATCTCATCCAGGCCTATAAAGACCTCAACCAGCTACAGGGCCGCATGGAGTGGCTCGCTCCAGCAAGGCAGCCGCTCTCCGTCCGCCTATGGCTGCCGATTCCTGAAAAGCCTCGAGTCCCTGACGCGCCGACAGAGGCGCTGCTAGGCCAGCCGGAGCTTCCTCTGCCAGCGACAAGCGCCATTCCTCATGAAACCCCACTGCCTCCTCTTTCGGACAGACTGCTCCCGGATCGGAGACTGGCCACGCGTGCCGCAGTCCACCTCTCAGCGCGAGTGACGGTCGGTCCTTCGGTGCGCGAGGGAATCGTTCATACCTTAAGCCTGATCGGAGCCACCGTCTCCCTAACCGGACCGCTGCCGAACCTATCGGAGCAATCGGCCTATTTGGTGTTCAAAACCATCGTAGGAATTCTGGAGCTTCACGCCACGGTTCACGACCGTAGTGGCACACAGACCGAACCATCCACTGACGCAGGAAACCACTCAGTCCTCGCCTTCGAATTTTCTCCGTCCAGCGAGATCGAGCAAAAGGTCCTCGGCTCATTCATCGAGGCCGCCCAAAAGCGGAACCTGGAGATCAGCCTGGAGGCATTGCTCTCCCAACCGGATGAAAGCACGCGCCCGGATCAGACCGGTTCAGACCGCCTGTCAAACGACCACCGGGAAAGCATCCGGGTCCGCATCGCGCTTCCAATACGGATTGAGCAATCTCACGAACAGAATCCTGCCTCTCGGCAACTTGGGCTGGCGGTGAATTTCTCACGCGGAGGAGCCTGCCTGCAGGCGAAAACGCTTCCCGGCCATGTGGGCGAAACAATCCGCTTACATTTTCCCCACAGTCACGATCTGACGCATGCATCGCCTCACGAACCGGCTGCACCGGATGCCGTGCTCCCAGCGCAAATCGTGTGGACCGCTCTGGATACCACCGTTCCCTCAGAACTCCGTCCGGCCCCCACTGAACCGGGGCAACGCTTCGGCGTCCGATTCGATGAACTGCCAGCCTTCGCCGAACGCGAGGTCAATCGCGTCGTGGCGCAGCACATCGGCTCCTCTATCGAGTTGGATGGAATTGCCAGCCGTGCCGTCATTGTCAGCGCCAGACGAGAATGCCGGAACGCGCGCGGCCAAGTCATCGCGATCACCGACGATCATGCGCGCCACCAGATCTCCCCCAATACGCCGATCGTGATTCTCTCGCCCGGCTTCGGCGGCACCCAGACCGACTATGTCGCGCTGTCGGAATTCTTGGCCCTCAATCGGCTCCGTGTCCTGCGCTATGACTATAGCAACCATATTGGACAAAGCGATGGCGATGTCCTTCAGACCACACTCCGAGGCATGCAAGCCGATCTGCGCACAGTTCTCGAATTCGCGCATACGACATGGCCCACGGCCTCGCTCGCCATCTTGGCCGAAGATGTCGCGGCCCGGGTCGCCCTGAAAGTCGTCACACAACATCCTGCAGCTCATCTGCTTTTGCTGGCCAACCCGGTGCTCGATATTCAAACCGCACTGTCGACCGGGCATCACCATGACCTTCTCGCCGACTACCGGCACGGCCTCAGACGCGGCAGCGGGAATCTGTGGGGCCTCAATATCAACCTCGATCAGTTTTTAGGCAATACTATCGCCGGCCACTATGACACGCTGGCCACAACGGTGGCCGATCTGTCTGCCCTGACGATCCCGTTGGTTATCCTCAACTCTCCGTCAGCGGACTCCTCGATGCGGCATCCTTTTCCAAGCCCAGACAAATCGCTTCGAGCCTTGCGGGCAATGCCACGCACAATCTCGATCCCCAGCGCATTATCCGTGACAGGCCGTACCTTCGACACCCGCTTCATTGCATCGTTCCACACGCTATTTACAGAGATTGCTCGCGTGTGCGCCGCCGGGGACTCGCCGCCGGCCATGCATACGCCGACCGGCCATGATATTTCCAAACAATATCTCCTGGAACGTGAGCGCATTCGGATTCGCCACCATGTCTCGCAGTCGACCCGAGACGCCTTATGGATCGCACATCTTGCTCAGCTTCCGCAGTTGGACACCCTGCATCACCATGTGCGACTGCTTCAAGACCTGTATCAGCAGGCTCTTCCGCTTGAACCTGGCATGCGCATCCTGGATATCGGATGCGGCGAAGGCGCGTTCGCGCACACTCTCGTCGTCAATCGCATGTATCACCAGCTCCACGCATCGCATGCGCCACAGCGCCCCATACAGTACCTTGGAATCGACCGTTCCCAGGAAACGATATCCTCCGCGGAACAGGCCTTCACAGCGCTGTATCAAGAATTGCAATCGATGTTCCCCACCGCCGCCGTTCCGGCAACCGCGGTGACGGCTGAATGGGATATCCGCCTCCCCACCACACCCGATTCTGCCGACCGGATCGTGAGTCATCTCTCCCTGTCATTTGCCGCCTCTCCGCTCACCTTTCTGCGACAGGCCGTCAGGACGCTCACGCAAGAAGGACATCTCATCGTGACATGCCTGCAGCCGCACACAGACCTTGCCGGGCTCTATCGTGAACAGCTGCATCGCGCCGGACAGGATGAGCTGTCTCCGGCCGCTCAAATTTTCCTCCACTATCTTGGCCGGCTGCATGAAGCCATTCGCCACGGACTACTGCACTCCTTTGACCGCGAGCAACTGTCCGATCTCTTGACTCATGCCGGAGCAACTCCGCTTCGAATTGTACCGGTCCTAGATGGGCAACTCCTTCTCGCCACAGCCAGCAAGGGAAAATCCGCTGGCTGA